One genomic window of Phycisphaerales bacterium AB-hyl4 includes the following:
- a CDS encoding helix-turn-helix domain-containing protein has protein sequence MDERIIGSNIRTLREHAGLTLTALAAEADLSKSTLSKIETGQVSAPISTLLRIAEALHLPLAEFFSEPGVDPPYVLTRKGAGPIITRDGSRFGYAYEALAPEMPRKRAEPFLLTIQPGDPVGEFRHGGQEFIYMLAGRLAFTVGNDELVLRPGDALYFNPRQVHTTRVVSKTPARFLCLFIQDEAAAHHSAAPSAPSRSRP, from the coding sequence ATGGACGAACGGATCATCGGCAGCAACATTCGAACCCTCCGCGAACACGCGGGACTGACCCTCACTGCCCTGGCGGCGGAAGCCGACCTGTCCAAGAGCACGTTATCCAAGATTGAAACGGGGCAGGTCTCCGCGCCGATCTCCACGCTGCTGCGCATTGCCGAGGCATTACACCTACCCCTGGCCGAGTTTTTCAGTGAGCCGGGTGTCGATCCGCCGTATGTGCTGACGCGCAAGGGCGCGGGCCCGATCATCACGCGCGATGGCTCGCGGTTCGGCTACGCCTATGAGGCGCTGGCGCCGGAGATGCCTCGCAAGCGGGCCGAGCCGTTCCTGCTGACCATTCAGCCGGGCGATCCGGTCGGTGAGTTTCGCCACGGCGGGCAGGAGTTCATCTACATGCTCGCCGGCCGACTGGCGTTTACCGTTGGCAACGACGAACTGGTGCTTCGGCCGGGCGACGCACTTTATTTCAACCCCCGGCAGGTCCACACCACGCGCGTGGTCAGCAAAACGCCGGCCCGCTTTCTGTGCCTCTTTATCCAGGACGAAGCGGCCGCCCATCACAGTGCCGCCCCCTCTGCCCCCTCCAGGAGTCGACCATGA
- a CDS encoding transposase, with product MRTTNSLERLNKEILRRTRVATLFPNEASLLRLASAVLSKISDDWETARAYLTMEA from the coding sequence CTGCGCACCACCAACAGCCTCGAACGCCTGAACAAGGAGATCCTGCGTCGAACCCGCGTTGCCACGCTGTTCCCCAACGAGGCGTCCCTGTTGCGACTGGCCTCCGCCGTGCTCAGTAAGATCAGCGACGATTGGGAAACCGCCCGCGCCTACCTCACCATGGAAGCCTGA